The Haloplanus sp. CK5-1 genome contains a region encoding:
- a CDS encoding HTR-like protein: MARIPFGIARLDSIVGGGAPPGSVVLLVGEAGAGAREFAYTSAAMNGLYYGDRDAFDLHYGDVESSATPPEEIHYVSFTTGRDHLEREMSYTMDEDLANTAVDHVQFRDLSAEYFQLSPIPREWYAGATRTVEDLATRERRESALSALGDYLGENAPGNLVIVDSVTDLVAAVSDDMTWSDIALVMKGIQKVAYQWGGLILLLAQEETLEATSLGHLMDATSGTLQFEWESGGSKRARTMFVKEFRGVLSRLEAENIIRFETEIHEGGFDVSGVRKIR, translated from the coding sequence ATGGCACGCATCCCCTTCGGTATCGCCCGCCTCGATTCCATCGTCGGCGGCGGTGCGCCACCGGGGAGCGTCGTCCTGCTGGTCGGCGAGGCCGGTGCGGGCGCCCGCGAGTTCGCCTACACGAGCGCCGCGATGAACGGCCTGTACTACGGCGACCGCGACGCGTTCGACCTCCACTACGGCGATGTGGAGTCGTCTGCGACGCCGCCCGAGGAGATACACTACGTCTCTTTCACGACCGGCCGTGACCACCTCGAACGCGAGATGTCGTACACGATGGACGAGGATCTGGCGAACACGGCCGTCGACCACGTCCAGTTTCGCGATCTCTCGGCCGAGTACTTCCAACTGAGCCCGATCCCGCGGGAGTGGTACGCTGGGGCGACCCGGACGGTCGAGGATCTAGCGACGCGCGAGCGCCGGGAGAGCGCACTGAGCGCCCTCGGCGACTACCTCGGCGAGAACGCGCCGGGGAACCTCGTCATCGTCGACTCGGTGACCGACCTCGTCGCCGCCGTCAGCGACGACATGACGTGGAGTGACATCGCCCTCGTCATGAAGGGCATCCAGAAGGTCGCCTACCAGTGGGGTGGACTCATCCTCCTGTTGGCCCAGGAGGAGACACTGGAGGCGACGTCGCTTGGCCACCTGATGGACGCCACCTCGGGGACCCTCCAGTTCGAGTGGGAGAGCGGCGGTTCCAAGCGCGCTCGCACCATGTTCGTCAAGGAGTTCCGGGGGGTCCTCTCGCGGCTCGAAGCGGAGAACATCATCCGGTTCGAGACGGAGATTCACGAGGGCGGGTTCGACGTCAGCGGTGTCCGGAAGATCCGGTAG
- a CDS encoding beta-ribofuranosylaminobenzene 5'-phosphate synthase family protein, with protein sequence MSRDRAVVTTYARLHFGFCNLSLARERLYGSLGVGLDRPRVSVAATPDGGVTCDNPTVRDYAQRAVDHLDVDGADVTVDGSFPRHVGLGSGTQLALATLVAVARAHDRSVDVRRLAPELGRGGRSGVGVATFEDGGFVLDAGHPTARFTTDRPALGRWSVPPVAARHPIPEDWRFLVVVPDSPTGPSGDAEDRSMRSVVETASPSPSDRLAGVIARRVLPAITEGSAERFGAAVAEVGRLNGTWYADEQGGVYRPPAGELVAALDEDPAVYGAGQSSWGPSVYGVTDASRSAAAREAGRDALDAAGVDGRVLVAEGHNRGATVDGDPRRND encoded by the coding sequence ATGTCCCGCGACCGCGCCGTCGTCACCACGTACGCCCGCCTCCACTTCGGCTTCTGTAACCTGAGCCTGGCCCGCGAACGCCTCTACGGGAGTCTGGGCGTTGGTCTCGACCGCCCGCGGGTCAGCGTCGCCGCGACCCCCGACGGGGGCGTGACCTGTGACAATCCGACCGTCCGCGACTACGCGCAACGGGCAGTCGACCACCTCGACGTCGACGGCGCGGACGTGACCGTCGACGGCTCCTTCCCCCGGCACGTCGGCCTCGGGAGCGGGACGCAGTTGGCACTCGCGACGCTCGTCGCCGTCGCGCGCGCCCACGACCGCTCGGTCGACGTCCGACGCCTCGCACCGGAGTTGGGTCGGGGCGGCCGCTCCGGTGTCGGCGTCGCCACCTTCGAGGACGGCGGATTCGTCCTCGATGCCGGCCACCCGACCGCGCGGTTCACGACCGATCGGCCCGCGCTCGGTCGGTGGTCGGTGCCGCCGGTCGCCGCGCGTCACCCCATCCCCGAGGACTGGCGCTTTCTCGTCGTCGTGCCCGACTCCCCCACGGGACCGAGCGGCGACGCCGAGGACCGAAGCATGCGCTCGGTTGTCGAAACCGCGTCCCCGTCACCCAGTGACCGTCTCGCCGGCGTCATCGCCCGGCGTGTCCTCCCGGCGATCACCGAGGGATCGGCCGAACGCTTCGGGGCGGCCGTCGCGGAGGTCGGCCGCCTCAACGGGACGTGGTACGCCGACGAACAGGGTGGGGTCTACCGCCCGCCGGCCGGCGAACTCGTCGCCGCCCTCGACGAGGACCCGGCCGTCTACGGCGCGGGGCAGTCCTCCTGGGGGCCGTCGGTGTACGGCGTCACCGATGCCTCGCGGTCGGCGGCGGCACGGGAGGCGGGACGCGACGCCTTGGACGCCGCGGGCGTCGACGGCCGGGTCCTAGTCGCCGAGGGTCACAACCGCGGTGCGACGGTCGACGGCGACCCGCGCCGCAACGACTAA
- a CDS encoding ubiquinol-cytochrome c reductase iron-sulfur subunit, with translation MSADDKYPEESGRRRFVKGVVGGSALAGVGALGTVTVNSATASPGAGGGATQAWAIENTAGPAPRGMPQIPLEVDDEGYIRGIWPDVETTLQGGVEIRIAEMDLGGTTYSSEWFQYCGVEGYQGIQPGYESDNYFRSDSAPPYDWQSSSKEQGDRFHVDDFSDYTEWGNGIGDAGAGKPATGTWRSQDADDVIPIQVIRSKRVEQAAQNDEWLQASTDQGFIAWLNKCTHFCCVPGYKQTEDVARFGDPNGVYCQCHQSVYDPFSVVQTLFTARPRPD, from the coding sequence ATGAGCGCGGACGACAAATACCCCGAAGAGAGCGGGCGACGGCGGTTCGTCAAGGGCGTCGTGGGCGGGTCGGCGCTCGCCGGCGTCGGCGCACTCGGGACGGTCACCGTCAACAGCGCGACTGCCTCGCCGGGTGCCGGTGGGGGGGCGACGCAGGCGTGGGCCATCGAGAACACGGCCGGCCCTGCGCCACGCGGGATGCCACAGATCCCGCTCGAAGTCGACGACGAGGGCTACATCAGGGGAATCTGGCCGGACGTCGAGACCACGCTCCAAGGCGGGGTCGAGATCCGGATCGCCGAGATGGACCTCGGCGGGACGACCTACTCCTCGGAGTGGTTCCAGTACTGTGGCGTCGAAGGGTACCAAGGCATCCAGCCGGGGTACGAGAGTGACAACTACTTCAGATCGGACTCGGCACCTCCCTACGACTGGCAGTCGTCGAGCAAGGAACAGGGCGATCGCTTCCACGTCGACGACTTCAGCGACTACACCGAGTGGGGCAACGGCATCGGCGACGCCGGCGCCGGGAAACCAGCCACGGGCACGTGGCGGTCACAGGACGCCGACGACGTGATCCCGATCCAGGTGATCCGGAGCAAGCGCGTCGAACAGGCCGCCCAGAACGACGAGTGGTTGCAGGCGAGCACCGACCAGGGGTTCATCGCGTGGCTCAACAAGTGTACGCACTTCTGCTGTGTCCCCGGCTACAAACAGACGGAGGACGTGGCTCGCTTCGGCGACCCCAACGGGGTCTACTGCCAGTGCCACCAGTCGGTGTACGATCCCTTCTCGGTCGTCCAGACGCTGTTCACCGCCCGCCCACGGCCGGACTGA
- the pyrG gene encoding glutamine hydrolyzing CTP synthase, producing the protein MPTESDTGYDPELGRKFVFVTGGVMSGLGKGITAASTGRLLANAGFDVTAVKIDPYLNVDAGTMNPYQHGEVYVLKDGGEVDLDLGNYERFLGTDMTFDHNVTTGKTYQHVIEKERAGDYLGNTVQIIPHITDDIKRRIREAAEGTDVCLVEVGGTVGDIEGMPYLEALRQFSHEEDDEDVLFAHVTLVPYSQNGEQKTKPTQHSVKELRSIGLQPDVLVGRCEDHLDAETREKIALFCDVPTDAVFSNPDVEDIYHVPLMVEEEGLDEYVMERLNIADEALPHEERDSRWRDLVTRERTGEIDVALVGKYALEDAYMSIHEALKHAGIHEEVDVNTLWVDADEMRDHHTERLREADAVVVPGGFGSRGSEGKIEAIRYARENDVPFLGLCLGFQMAVVEYARSVLGLEGAHSAEIDEETPYPVIDLLPEQYDLEDLGGTMRLGAHTTDIDPGTLAHEVYGADSCTERHRHRYEVNPEYIDDLEAGSLTFSGRANNRMEIVELDDHPFFLGTQFHPEFRSRPDRASPPFVGLVESVLDRTDVTEREVEA; encoded by the coding sequence ATGCCGACGGAATCCGACACCGGATACGACCCGGAATTGGGTCGGAAGTTCGTTTTCGTGACCGGCGGGGTGATGTCCGGTCTCGGCAAGGGTATCACGGCCGCGAGCACCGGCCGTCTCCTGGCGAACGCGGGCTTCGACGTGACAGCCGTAAAGATCGACCCGTACCTCAACGTGGACGCGGGGACCATGAACCCCTACCAGCACGGCGAGGTGTACGTCCTCAAGGACGGGGGCGAGGTCGACCTCGATCTCGGGAACTACGAGCGCTTCCTCGGGACGGACATGACGTTCGACCACAACGTCACCACGGGGAAGACCTACCAACACGTCATCGAGAAGGAGCGGGCGGGCGACTACCTGGGGAACACGGTCCAGATCATTCCACACATCACCGACGACATCAAGCGGCGCATCCGCGAGGCCGCCGAGGGGACCGACGTCTGTCTGGTCGAGGTCGGTGGGACCGTCGGCGACATCGAGGGGATGCCCTATCTCGAAGCGCTCCGGCAGTTCTCCCACGAGGAGGACGACGAGGACGTCCTCTTCGCCCACGTCACGCTCGTCCCCTACTCCCAGAACGGCGAACAGAAGACCAAACCCACCCAACACAGCGTGAAGGAACTGCGCTCGATCGGCCTGCAACCGGACGTGCTCGTCGGTCGCTGTGAGGACCACCTCGACGCCGAGACGCGGGAGAAGATCGCGCTGTTCTGTGACGTCCCGACCGACGCGGTGTTCTCGAACCCGGACGTCGAGGATATCTACCACGTTCCCCTGATGGTCGAGGAGGAAGGGTTGGACGAGTACGTGATGGAACGACTGAACATCGCCGACGAGGCGCTCCCCCACGAGGAGCGAGACAGCCGGTGGCGCGACCTCGTCACCCGCGAGCGGACCGGCGAGATCGACGTCGCACTCGTCGGCAAGTACGCCCTCGAAGACGCCTACATGTCGATCCACGAGGCGCTGAAACACGCGGGCATCCACGAGGAGGTCGACGTCAACACGCTGTGGGTCGACGCCGACGAGATGCGCGACCACCACACCGAACGCCTCCGCGAGGCCGACGCAGTCGTCGTCCCCGGTGGCTTCGGATCCCGCGGGTCCGAGGGGAAGATCGAAGCGATCCGCTACGCCCGCGAGAACGACGTTCCCTTCCTCGGTCTCTGTCTCGGTTTCCAGATGGCGGTCGTCGAGTACGCGCGGAGCGTCCTCGGTTTGGAGGGTGCCCACTCCGCCGAAATCGACGAGGAGACGCCGTACCCGGTGATCGACCTCCTTCCCGAACAGTACGACCTAGAGGATCTGGGCGGGACGATGCGACTCGGGGCACACACCACCGACATCGATCCCGGGACGCTCGCCCACGAGGTGTACGGCGCCGACAGTTGCACCGAGCGCCACCGCCACCGCTACGAGGTCAACCCCGAGTACATCGACGACCTCGAAGCGGGATCGCTCACTTTCTCCGGGCGCGCGAACAACCGGATGGAGATCGTCGAACTCGACGACCACCCCTTCTTCCTCGGGACGCAGTTCCACCCCGAGTTCCGGTCGCGTCCCGACCGAGCGAGTCCACCCTTCGTTGGCCTCGTCGAGTCGGTGCTCGATCGTACCGACGTGACCGAACGGGAGGTGGAGGCCTGA
- a CDS encoding RPA12/RPB9/RPC11 RNA polymerase family protein: MQFCDDCGSMMVARDGEMACTSCGATDARDEERAAEFVSTESQSDDELVETEEGANFEGKPTATDVTCDDCGGGEAWYTIKQTGAADEPPTRFFKCEKRNSVAYS, translated from the coding sequence ATGCAGTTCTGTGACGACTGTGGGTCGATGATGGTCGCCCGCGACGGCGAGATGGCGTGTACGTCCTGTGGCGCGACCGACGCCCGCGACGAGGAACGCGCCGCCGAGTTCGTCTCCACCGAGAGCCAGAGCGACGACGAACTCGTCGAAACCGAGGAGGGTGCGAACTTCGAGGGGAAACCCACGGCGACCGACGTGACCTGCGACGACTGTGGGGGTGGCGAGGCGTGGTACACGATCAAACAGACCGGTGCGGCCGACGAACCGCCGACGCGATTCTTCAAATGCGAGAAACGTAATAGCGTAGCATATTCGTAA
- a CDS encoding aldo/keto reductase — protein sequence MDLPELGLGTYRLTDPDDCATAVETALGTGYRHVDTAEYYGNEAAVGEGIASSPVDRDDVFLATKVWRDRLGRDAFPESARERVDALGVDAVDLLYVHWPLGTYDPDETLPALLEARERGLTRHVGLSNFTPPLLDEAIDRLGEPPAAHQVEMHPLCQQDDLRAHARRHDYPLVAYAPIARNAVADVPEIREVAEKHDATPAQVSLAWALNKESVAVIPKSGTPEHIRENYRAMELDLDDEDVARIDGITREERVVDPGDAPWNR from the coding sequence ATGGATCTGCCCGAACTCGGTCTCGGGACGTACCGACTGACCGACCCCGACGACTGCGCGACCGCCGTCGAGACGGCCCTCGGGACGGGCTACCGTCACGTCGACACCGCCGAGTACTACGGGAACGAGGCGGCGGTGGGCGAGGGCATCGCGTCGAGTCCCGTCGACCGCGACGACGTGTTCCTCGCGACGAAGGTGTGGCGGGACCGTCTCGGTCGCGACGCGTTCCCGGAGAGCGCACGCGAGCGGGTCGACGCTCTCGGCGTCGACGCCGTCGACCTGCTGTACGTCCACTGGCCGCTGGGGACCTACGACCCCGACGAGACGCTCCCGGCCCTGCTGGAGGCGCGCGAGCGAGGGCTGACCCGACACGTGGGTCTCAGCAACTTCACGCCGCCCCTCTTGGACGAGGCCATCGACCGACTCGGCGAACCGCCGGCCGCCCACCAAGTCGAGATGCACCCCCTTTGCCAGCAGGACGACCTCCGGGCACACGCCCGCCGCCACGACTACCCGCTGGTGGCGTACGCCCCCATCGCGCGCAACGCCGTCGCAGACGTGCCCGAGATCCGCGAGGTCGCCGAGAAACACGACGCCACGCCCGCACAGGTGTCGTTGGCGTGGGCGCTCAACAAGGAATCCGTGGCGGTCATCCCCAAGTCCGGGACGCCCGAACACATCCGCGAGAACTACCGGGCCATGGAGCTGGATCTGGACGACGAGGACGTGGCACGCATCGACGGGATCACACGGGAGGAACGGGTCGTCGATCCGGGGGACGCACCGTGGAACCGCTGA
- a CDS encoding transcription factor S, translating to MEFCDECGSMMKKQDGVMVCDSCGHREEQQRDAEDFITTTKQTGDELIETEEGANFEGKPTDESVHCDECGNGKAWYTIKQTGSADEPPTRFFKCTECGNRWRDYN from the coding sequence ATGGAATTCTGTGACGAGTGCGGTTCGATGATGAAAAAACAGGATGGAGTGATGGTCTGCGATAGTTGTGGACATAGGGAAGAGCAGCAAAGAGACGCAGAAGACTTCATTACCACGACCAAGCAAACGGGTGATGAATTAATTGAGACGGAGGAAGGGGCGAATTTCGAAGGCAAGCCCACTGATGAGAGTGTTCATTGCGATGAGTGTGGAAACGGGAAGGCGTGGTACACAATCAAACAAACAGGGTCTGCTGATGAGCCCCCAACTCGATTTTTTAAATGTACTGAGTGCGGTAATCGCTGGCGAGACTATAACTGA
- a CDS encoding ubiquitin-like small modifier protein 1: MEWKLFADLAEVAGDREISVDVDDGATVGDALDALFEAQPSLRERVLDDSGAVADHINVLRNGENVHAADGLETTVAASDELALFPPVSGGRGATE, encoded by the coding sequence ATGGAGTGGAAGTTGTTCGCTGACCTCGCGGAGGTGGCCGGCGACCGGGAGATATCGGTCGACGTCGACGACGGAGCGACGGTCGGCGACGCACTCGACGCGCTGTTCGAGGCACAGCCGTCGCTCCGGGAACGCGTCCTCGACGACTCGGGAGCGGTCGCGGACCACATCAACGTCCTCCGGAACGGCGAGAACGTCCACGCGGCCGACGGACTGGAGACGACGGTTGCGGCGAGCGACGAACTCGCGCTGTTCCCGCCGGTGAGCGGCGGGCGTGGCGCGACCGAGTGA
- a CDS encoding universal stress protein has translation MLDRILARVAAIVRRLRRIERRELAALGRWIQHTGNLLHLTVLVAVPLLIALVTVVSNVLTELSFLLFPPLAAGAYTLFSDPEGRYASPRKFVVGLVAGACCGWVALALPVAPAEPVVSPLSAALSIFLTGVVTWFLDVEEPAAFSTALLVLVTDDASPEAYVASVAVFGTLVAVVFGLWRSRFYERRARYLYDTAGSADHVLVPMRGDPAIAETTAVFGATLAAAHDAGKVVLLAVLDGGDGGGDDAATPAIDADADTRATRTAERLESVAKTVRTRAGVPCEVVVARGSPVSTTVETASNTNCDLVVTPYEEDRGLLSPYVHGVFDSRYDTVAVRTTAGRRRWRRVLVMVARPGDSAHAMLDFGTRLTGPNGSLSVCTCIEAEMERRGAEKRLADLAETVDAEVETRVARSEVTEFIGANASTYDLLVVGSSGDRSRASRLLSPPTFERLRDIDCDVAVVDRGNV, from the coding sequence ATGCTCGATCGGATCCTCGCCCGCGTCGCCGCCATCGTCCGACGCCTCCGGCGGATCGAGCGGCGCGAACTCGCGGCGCTGGGTCGCTGGATCCAACACACCGGAAATCTGCTCCACCTGACGGTGCTGGTGGCGGTCCCCCTGCTCATCGCCCTCGTCACCGTCGTCTCGAACGTACTGACCGAGCTCTCCTTCCTGCTCTTTCCGCCCCTCGCCGCCGGCGCGTACACCCTCTTTTCGGATCCCGAGGGCCGGTACGCCTCCCCACGGAAGTTCGTCGTCGGCCTCGTCGCCGGCGCGTGCTGTGGCTGGGTAGCGCTCGCGCTCCCGGTCGCCCCCGCGGAGCCGGTCGTCTCACCGCTTAGCGCCGCGCTCTCCATCTTCCTGACCGGCGTCGTGACGTGGTTTCTGGACGTCGAGGAGCCAGCCGCCTTCTCGACGGCGCTGCTCGTCCTCGTGACCGACGACGCCTCGCCGGAAGCGTACGTCGCGAGCGTCGCCGTCTTCGGGACGCTCGTCGCCGTCGTCTTCGGCCTCTGGCGGTCGCGGTTCTACGAGCGCCGCGCCCGGTATCTCTACGACACGGCCGGGAGCGCCGATCACGTCCTCGTGCCGATGCGGGGTGACCCCGCTATCGCCGAGACGACGGCCGTCTTCGGTGCGACGCTCGCGGCCGCCCACGACGCGGGGAAGGTCGTGTTGCTGGCCGTCCTCGACGGTGGAGACGGGGGCGGCGACGACGCTGCGACGCCGGCCATCGATGCCGACGCCGACACCCGTGCGACCCGGACGGCCGAGCGACTGGAGTCGGTCGCGAAGACGGTCCGGACGCGGGCGGGTGTCCCCTGTGAGGTGGTCGTCGCTCGCGGCTCGCCCGTGTCGACGACCGTCGAGACGGCGTCGAACACGAACTGTGACCTCGTGGTCACGCCGTACGAGGAGGACCGCGGCCTGCTCTCGCCGTACGTGCACGGCGTGTTCGACAGCCGCTACGACACCGTCGCCGTCCGGACGACGGCCGGCCGTCGCCGCTGGCGGCGCGTCCTCGTGATGGTCGCACGGCCGGGCGACAGCGCCCACGCGATGCTCGATTTCGGCACCCGACTGACCGGACCGAACGGGAGTCTAAGCGTCTGTACCTGTATCGAAGCGGAGATGGAGCGCCGCGGCGCAGAGAAGCGCCTCGCCGACCTCGCGGAGACGGTCGACGCCGAAGTCGAGACCCGCGTCGCCCGGAGCGAGGTCACCGAGTTCATCGGGGCGAACGCGAGCACCTACGACCTCCTCGTCGTCGGATCGTCCGGCGACCGGTCCCGTGCCTCCCGGCTCCTCTCGCCCCCGACGTTCGAGCGCCTGCGCGACATCGACTGCGACGTCGCGGTCGTCGACCGCGGGAACGTGTAG
- the guaA gene encoding glutamine-hydrolyzing GMP synthase: MVDADEFIAEATEEIADAVGDENAIIALSGGVDSSVAAALAYRAIGDRLTPVYVDTGLMRKGETEGIRETFAFMDSLRVVDAQDRFLDALEGVTDPEEKRHVIGEGFIREFEREAREADADYLVQGTIYPDRIESEGNIKSHHNVGGLPEVIDFEGIVEPVRDLYKDEVREVARALDLEEVVSERMPFPGPGLAVRIIGEVTEEKLAVAREACHVVEEEVEEHDPWQAFAAVIGKATGVKGDNRVHGWVVSVRSVESRDGMTARAQELPWETLQRIQSRITGENENVARVVYDVTHKPPATIEYE, encoded by the coding sequence ATGGTCGACGCCGACGAATTCATCGCGGAGGCGACCGAGGAGATCGCCGACGCTGTCGGCGACGAGAACGCCATCATCGCGCTCTCCGGCGGCGTCGACTCGTCGGTCGCGGCCGCACTCGCGTACCGCGCGATCGGCGACCGCCTCACCCCCGTCTACGTCGACACCGGGCTGATGCGGAAAGGCGAGACGGAGGGCATCCGCGAGACGTTCGCGTTCATGGACAGCCTACGAGTCGTCGACGCGCAGGACCGATTCCTCGACGCCCTCGAGGGCGTCACCGACCCCGAGGAGAAGCGCCACGTCATCGGCGAGGGGTTCATCCGGGAGTTCGAACGCGAGGCCCGCGAGGCCGACGCCGACTACCTCGTGCAAGGAACGATCTACCCCGACCGCATCGAGAGCGAGGGCAACATCAAATCCCACCACAACGTCGGTGGCCTCCCCGAGGTGATCGACTTCGAGGGCATCGTCGAACCCGTCCGCGATCTCTACAAGGACGAGGTTCGGGAGGTGGCTCGGGCGCTGGATCTGGAGGAGGTGGTCTCCGAGCGGATGCCGTTCCCCGGTCCCGGTCTCGCCGTCCGCATCATCGGCGAGGTGACCGAAGAGAAGTTGGCGGTGGCCCGCGAGGCGTGTCACGTCGTCGAGGAGGAGGTCGAGGAGCACGATCCGTGGCAGGCGTTCGCGGCCGTCATCGGCAAGGCGACGGGTGTCAAAGGCGACAACCGTGTCCACGGCTGGGTCGTCTCCGTCCGGTCGGTCGAGAGCCGGGACGGGATGACCGCGCGTGCACAGGAACTCCCGTGGGAGACGCTCCAGCGCATCCAGAGCCGCATCACCGGCGAGAACGAGAACGTCGCGCGGGTCGTCTACGACGTCACCCACAAACCGCCCGCGACCATCGAGTACGAATGA
- a CDS encoding cupin domain-containing protein, giving the protein MTLDRLETLDPAPEEVVTAELAVGDDVLVKAFALGPGARLEPHEHADSTNVFHVLRGTVTVIQGDDEEAVDAPGVVYHDRGVVHGARNDTDDVAVFTASLCPLPGSG; this is encoded by the coding sequence ATGACGCTCGACCGACTGGAGACGCTCGATCCGGCCCCCGAGGAAGTGGTGACGGCCGAACTCGCCGTCGGCGACGACGTACTGGTGAAGGCCTTCGCCTTGGGGCCGGGTGCTCGATTGGAACCACACGAACACGCCGACAGCACGAACGTCTTTCACGTCCTCCGCGGGACGGTGACCGTGATCCAGGGCGACGACGAGGAGGCGGTCGACGCCCCCGGCGTCGTCTACCACGACCGCGGCGTGGTCCACGGGGCGCGCAACGACACCGACGACGTCGCCGTCTTCACCGCCAGTCTCTGTCCGCTCCCGGGGTCGGGCTGA
- a CDS encoding DUF7126 family protein codes for MTTRAILAGPDHEGLGAALEAEGIDVERVDGILTASVLDDADVAEADLFVLTDLDEATAISVVKERNSDVQIVVYSHDSLPEFARGQTDLAMDPDLFGVDMVAEELA; via the coding sequence ATGACGACCCGAGCGATCCTCGCCGGCCCGGACCACGAGGGACTGGGGGCGGCGCTGGAGGCCGAGGGCATCGACGTCGAACGCGTCGACGGGATTCTCACCGCTTCGGTCCTCGACGACGCGGACGTCGCCGAGGCCGACCTGTTCGTCCTCACGGATCTGGACGAGGCGACTGCCATCTCGGTGGTCAAAGAGCGCAACTCCGACGTCCAGATCGTCGTCTACAGCCACGACTCCCTCCCCGAGTTCGCGCGCGGGCAGACCGACCTCGCGATGGATCCCGACCTGTTCGGCGTCGACATGGTCGCCGAGGAACTCGCCTGA
- a CDS encoding nucleoside phosphorylase, with product MAVQPHLRVDEGDVRDVALLPGDPDRVERIAAACDAATDLARNREYRLVDAEYDGVPLTICSTGVGSPSAAIALEELAAVGVETVIRPGTIGALQSGIEIGDMVVATAAAKEEGTTKRYERVEYPAVPDFEVTRALIDAAEAEGESVHVGPVVTDDAFYAETDDYVDDWEAAGLLAVEMEAAALFTLARRKGLRSGAVCTVDGNLVEGTQKGSGDTAADELPPKARNNVERMIGLALDAAATLG from the coding sequence ATGGCCGTCCAACCACACCTGCGAGTCGACGAGGGCGACGTCCGAGACGTAGCACTGCTGCCGGGCGATCCGGACCGCGTCGAGCGCATCGCCGCGGCCTGTGACGCCGCGACCGACCTCGCACGCAACCGGGAGTATCGCCTCGTTGACGCCGAGTACGACGGCGTCCCCCTGACGATCTGTTCGACCGGCGTCGGGTCGCCCTCGGCGGCCATCGCGCTCGAGGAACTCGCAGCGGTCGGCGTCGAGACGGTGATCCGTCCGGGGACCATCGGCGCGCTCCAGTCGGGTATCGAGATCGGCGACATGGTCGTCGCGACGGCCGCCGCCAAGGAGGAGGGAACGACCAAGCGCTACGAGCGGGTCGAGTATCCGGCGGTCCCCGACTTCGAGGTGACGCGTGCGCTGATCGACGCCGCCGAAGCCGAAGGCGAGTCGGTCCACGTCGGCCCCGTCGTCACCGACGACGCGTTCTACGCCGAGACCGACGACTACGTCGACGACTGGGAGGCCGCCGGCCTCCTCGCCGTCGAGATGGAGGCCGCCGCACTGTTCACCCTCGCCCGCCGGAAGGGGTTGCGTTCGGGCGCCGTCTGTACCGTCGACGGCAACCTCGTCGAGGGGACCCAGAAGGGGAGTGGCGACACGGCCGCGGACGAACTCCCGCCGAAGGCCCGGAACAACGTCGAGCGGATGATCGGACTGGCCCTCGACGCCGCCGCGACGCTCGGGTAG